One window from the genome of Natrialba magadii ATCC 43099 encodes:
- a CDS encoding IclR family transcriptional regulator produces MGTQGRNSVDRIDAVVKTLDVLEALWQADGAGVTEVTERTGLAKSTVHAHLTTLRSKGYVVQEGDEYRLSLRFLSFGEHVKHAEPLYEASKTPIADLAEQTGERVLCSTVQNGLGTVLRTCDGDRSVPSDITVGTHTYLHCSAGGKAMLAHFDEERVADIVDTWGLPAFSDETITTWDELTAELETVREEGLAYNHGEYLPGLSAVGAPILDNDDTVYGAVSISGPTHRLESEWDIDDLHNQLLSAANTIEVNLLFT; encoded by the coding sequence ATGGGAACACAAGGCAGGAATTCGGTGGATCGGATCGACGCAGTCGTGAAGACCCTGGATGTTCTCGAGGCCCTCTGGCAGGCCGACGGCGCTGGCGTAACCGAGGTCACGGAGCGAACTGGACTCGCGAAGAGCACGGTCCACGCGCACCTGACGACGCTCCGGTCGAAGGGGTACGTCGTCCAGGAAGGCGACGAGTACCGACTGAGTCTCCGATTTCTTTCGTTTGGCGAGCACGTTAAACACGCCGAACCGCTGTACGAGGCGTCCAAGACGCCGATTGCGGATCTCGCTGAGCAGACCGGCGAGCGGGTCCTCTGTTCAACAGTACAGAACGGCCTCGGTACCGTCCTCCGTACCTGCGACGGCGACCGCTCGGTCCCCTCGGATATCACTGTCGGCACGCATACCTACCTCCACTGCTCTGCCGGCGGCAAGGCCATGCTCGCTCACTTCGACGAGGAGCGCGTTGCAGACATCGTCGACACCTGGGGCCTCCCCGCCTTTTCGGACGAGACGATCACCACCTGGGACGAGCTCACGGCCGAACTCGAGACGGTCCGCGAGGAGGGCCTCGCATATAATCACGGAGAGTACCTCCCGGGACTCAGCGCCGTCGGCGCGCCCATTCTGGACAACGACGACACGGTCTACGGTGCCGTCTCGATTTCGGGACCAACGCACCGACTCGAGAGCGAGTGGGATATCGACGACCTCCACAACCAACTGCTCTCGGCCGCGAACACTATCGAAGTCAACCTGCTGTTCACGTAG
- a CDS encoding universal stress protein — MYDTILVPTDGRPNTERAIEEAIGLADAHDATLHALYVINSAEIAPGVDFEDLEPIGESAVEYVADRAAVAGVSAVETCVQHGLRHQAILDYADAHDVDLIVVGRTSGLDRYLRKSVSKQVSEEASIPVLVVE; from the coding sequence ATGTACGACACGATTCTGGTCCCGACCGACGGCCGTCCGAATACGGAGCGAGCGATCGAAGAAGCGATTGGGCTCGCAGACGCCCACGACGCGACGCTGCACGCACTCTACGTCATCAACTCGGCCGAAATTGCACCGGGGGTTGATTTCGAAGATCTCGAGCCGATCGGCGAATCGGCCGTCGAATACGTCGCCGATCGCGCGGCTGTCGCCGGTGTTTCTGCCGTCGAAACGTGTGTGCAACACGGCCTCCGACATCAGGCGATCCTCGACTACGCTGACGCCCACGACGTCGACCTGATCGTCGTCGGTCGAACGAGTGGACTCGACCGGTATCTCCGAAAGAGTGTTTCCAAGCAAGTTTCCGAGGAGGCGTCTATTCCGGTGTTGGTCGTCGAGTAG